The nucleotide window CCGGCTGACTTTAACCGAACTGAACTTGTTGACTTGCGGTCTGtggacttttttattattatttaagagGGACGAAGCGGAGACAGAGTTTGCCGACCTGCTGGTGCTCCTCGCTCCCGGGAGGAAcctaaagaagaaacaaaaaacggggtaatatttcatgtttgttaAAGCTACAGTTAAAAAATAGCAGGTTagctaggtttttttttttcaagcaggATGTAGAGTGCATAGAcacgttttgtgttttgtgggtttaaatgagtcatttttcCCCTTAAGCTGAAGTGTTAAAACACCTCctattaacactttttttttttttttttttgcgtctGCTTGGTTTCTCTTCCCCTCCTTCATTAGACGACAGCCGGTTCTCTGAGGAAACCTGCCGCCGGGACACAATGAATCCCCCCAAGCTGTCGCCCTCTTTGGGGTTGATGACCTGCACTTTGCTCCTCGCGGTCCCGCTGCTCGGCTCGTGTCTTCCGGCCCAGCCGTCCGCTCAGAACCGAACCGTGTTCGTGGAGCACATCAACCGCTTCGCCCTCGGCTTCAGCTGGAGAAATCTGTCCTGCCCGCTGTGCAAGGCGGTCTTCACCATTCTGGATATCGCCCTTCTGGTACCGTTTTCTAAAAACCCTTCACTTGTCTGAAGccttgtttttaagttttgtgcGAGTAGGGGACTTTAGTCTCATATTAATTCTTAAAGCAGAACTGCAACCACTGTTGGTTGGAGGAAGATTATAATACAGTAATGCTGCAGTTGTTGCTGAGAGGCAGATACAGGGTTGTTCTATTCTAAAACTGtttcaaacttatttttaaagctcaataaaaaaaatagataagaAGGAAACATTTAATGATCTATTGACACACAGCAGCTCTGTAGCTTTTATCTTTCAGATTATTTCAGTGTTCTCGTCTTAACTATACTTAAGTTAATACAGCAGCACAGAAATAAGACTTGTCAGTTTATTTCGCCTTATTATCACTCTGAAAGTTGTTACTTCTGTTTATTACACATGTGCCCCCCTCTGCAATGACGCCCCGGGACTCAAGAGTTCAAATTAATTGAACATATGTTTCAGTCGATGTCAGTTCAGATTGCTCGCCCTTGTTGTCGCATTCagaatcaggttttttttctcagttccGTGTAAACAAGGCACTTCTCCATTTGTGTTACAGGGCTATTGTAGTTTACCAATAAATGTGGCGTGCTGTTTCTTACCCCTTGTAAATTTTGTGCTAAAGAAATGTGACCTTATGATGTCTACAGATCTGAAGCACTTCCACTTCCCACACTTAATAGCGGTTAACTGTCAAGTGATTTGGAGTTTTAAATACCTCGGCTCACGTTTCAGAAAGCCTGATGTTTTGTCATCATTTGCCGCAATGCAGTTTCCAAAGTCTGACCTCATTGCGTCCTGTTCCGCTTTGTCGTTTGCACCAGAGTGATGCAAACGAGGAGCGAGTGGCGTACGCGGTAGGCGAGGCGTGCATTCGCCTCCACCTGGCCGATGAGATGGTGTGCCGAAAGATCATCGAGCTCTTCAGGGACGACTTCATCAGGATCCTGCAGGAGTCCCTGCTGTGGCCCACGGAAGCGTGCGCGCTGCTGGTGGGCCCCTCGTGTGGCAAGTTTGACATCTATGCGCCGTGGAACATCACTTTGCCGAAGGTGCCCAAACCCCCCGTTGCGCCGCCCTCTCCTCCCAAACCCGGCTCTCCGCAGAGCAGGGTCCTGTTTCTCACAGACATCCACTGGGACAAGGTGAGCAGGTGCTGCTGAGAAAAGACAAAGCCCAACTGCCGGTACATCGTTTGGAGCTAACAAATCTCTTCATTTAATAATGTACTTGCTTTCGGTAGTGTCACAGATTTAGTGTTAAATGCAATTTCATGCTTAAATGATTTAAGGTTCAAGGACACTCATGTCAGCACATCAAGCTTGTTTTGACTAACTGATAACCAACAAGGTTCCTTGACTGTTTCGGACGGAGTTCCGCTATTTAAAGTCGTCTCTGCCGACAGGAGTATGAAGCCGGCAGCGCTGCTGATTGCAAGGAGCCTCTCTGTTGTCGCAACAGCTCGGGCTTCCCCAGATGGAGGCAGAGGGAGGCTGGGTACTGGGGGACCTACAGCAACTGTGACCTTCCTCTGCACACGGTGGAGAACCTTCTCGAAAATGCTGCAAGAGCCGGACCTTGGGACTGGATCTACTGGACCGGAGACATCCCAGCGCACAACGTTTGGTCCCAAACCAGGAGTCAGCAGCTCACGGAGCTTACAGTCATCTCCAGGCTCATACACAagtaatatatatgtatttttactttttttttatcaagggATAAAACATGGCTTTAAATTGCCagactttcagctttttaaacatgttaccAGTTGGATTGGATTGGCTCTAACTTTCATCAGATATTCATCATTTTTAATCTGTAACTGATCTGGAGActattgttgttctttttttttgtttttctacccAGACACCTCGGACCCAACGTGACTGTTTACCCTGCAGTAGGAAACCACGAGAGTACCCCAGTGAACAGCTTCCCACCACCTTTTGTTCATGGCAACAGATCCTCTGCCTGGCTTTATGAGAAAATGGCAGAGGAATGGGCACCATGGCTGCCAGAGCAGGCTTTAAAGACTTTgaggtttatctttttttttttttttttaaatcatattcaTGTGTAATTTTATCTTGAACACACAAGTTGTTTAGTGCACACAGCTTATGTGTAACACTGTTTGGTTGGTTGCACGGTTAAGAAAGTTAACTTTGCAGAGGGTTTTGTCTTCACCACAGATCAGCGATGCTTGTTCGCTTTAAAGTTCACATCTGACCACAGTAGAAGTGACACCACAAAAGCGGTGTCACTTCTCAGAATTTTGCGCTTTATAAAGAAGACTTGCATTGTTAGCAGGTACCCCAGTTTGGTTTAGAGTCtacatgttttggtttttttcgtGTGGTAATTTAGATACGCTGGGTTCTACACAATGGAGATTCAGCCGGGCCTGAGGGTGGTCTCTCTCAACATGAACTTCTGCGCACGAGAAAACTTCTGGCTGATGGTGAACTCAACTGATCCGGCGAACCAGCTGCAGTGGCTGGTCCACGTTCTCCAGGCCAGCGAGGATAAGGGCGAGAAGGTCCGTTTGGCCCCTTGTTTAAAGCTGTTACAGCTGAGCGGCTGTAATGTAGCTGAAGCTCCCATTTTACCACAGTCATGTGCTCCTTGTTAGATGTGGACAATGACTCTTTGGCTTTCATTTTAATTGCATCTAATTTCTAGCACCGAGCAATAAAGGCAGCTTTTATTAGTGTTATAATCTCCCTCACTGCGATGTCATTTGCTTCTTCTGTTTAGGTGCATATTATTGGTCACATCCCACCTGGTTTGTGTCTCGGCAGCTGGAGCTGGAACTACTATCACATTGTCAACAGGTACTTACAGTGGCCATTTAAGTTTACAGATAAAGTGTTAGAAGCTGATCTCATAATGCTTCCTGTGTGTTTTAAGTGCCATGTaaataagcattttaaaatgcatggTTGACTTATTCGCAGTAGCATCTGTTTTtacttccttttctg belongs to Kryptolebias marmoratus isolate JLee-2015 linkage group LG13, ASM164957v2, whole genome shotgun sequence and includes:
- the smpd1 gene encoding sphingomyelin phosphodiesterase isoform X1; translated protein: MNPPKLSPSLGLMTCTLLLAVPLLGSCLPAQPSAQNRTVFVEHINRFALGFSWRNLSCPLCKAVFTILDIALLSDANEERVAYAVGEACIRLHLADEMVCRKIIELFRDDFIRILQESLLWPTEACALLVGPSCGKFDIYAPWNITLPKVPKPPVAPPSPPKPGSPQSRVLFLTDIHWDKEYEAGSAADCKEPLCCRNSSGFPRWRQREAGYWGTYSNCDLPLHTVENLLENAARAGPWDWIYWTGDIPAHNVWSQTRSQQLTELTVISRLIHKHLGPNVTVYPAVGNHESTPVNSFPPPFVHGNRSSAWLYEKMAEEWAPWLPEQALKTLRYAGFYTMEIQPGLRVVSLNMNFCARENFWLMVNSTDPANQLQWLVHVLQASEDKGEKVHIIGHIPPGLCLGSWSWNYYHIVNRYESTIAGQFFGHTHLDEFQMFYDEETMTRPLGVAFIAPSATTFVNLNPAPVYLKYTFSGYRVYYVDGDYQGSSRLVLDHETYILNLTEANHGPESPGGPEKNPKWTLLYRATETYGLPTLFPSDHDGLLRTFINDDRAFQKFWYLRYKGHESGPCVEACKTTVLCFLRSGRYDELQQCDHLNSFGGNLVRAALKTLC
- the smpd1 gene encoding sphingomyelin phosphodiesterase isoform X2, translating into MNPPKLSPSLGLMTCTLLLAVPLLGSCLPAQPSAQNRTVFVEHINRFALGFSWRNLSCPLCKAVFTILDIALLSDANEERVAYAVGEACIRLHLADEMVCRKIIELFRDDFIRILQESLLWPTEACALLVGPSCGKFDIYAPWNITLPKVPKPPVAPPSPPKPGSPQSRVLFLTDIHWDKEYEAGSAADCKEPLCCRNSSGFPRWRQREAGYWGTYSNCDLPLHTVENLLENAARAGPWDWIYWTGDIPAHNVWSQTRSQQLTELTVISRLIHKHLGPNVTVYPAVGNHESTPVNSFPPPFVHGNRSSAWLYEKMAEEWAPWLPEQALKTLRYAGFYTMEIQPGLRVVSLNMNFCARENFWLMVNSTDPANQLQWLVHVLQASEDKGEKVHIIGHIPPGLCLGSWSWNYYHIVNRYESTIAGQFFGHTHLDEFQMFYDEETMTRPLGVAFIAPSATTFVNLNPGYRVYYVDGDYQGSSRLVLDHETYILNLTEANHGPESPGGPEKNPKWTLLYRATETYGLPTLFPSDHDGLLRTFINDDRAFQKFWYLRYKGHESGPCVEACKTTVLCFLRSGRYDELQQCDHLNSFGGNLVRAALKTLC